The following DNA comes from Streptomyces pristinaespiralis.
GCACCGTATGGGCGCTCGGCACCCGGGACTGCTCGCTGCAGCGCCGCCACCAGAAGGTGATCGAGGAGTCCCCGGCACCGGGCCTCGGCCCCGACCTGGTCGGCACCCTGCACGCACAGGCCGTGGCCGCGGCACGCGCCGTGGACTACCGGGGCGCCGGCACCGTCGAGTTCCTGCTCGCCGAGGACGGCCGCACGCACTTCCTGGAGATGAACACCCGCCTCCAGGTCGAACACCCGGTGACCGAAGCGGTCTTCGGCATGGACCTGGTGGCCCTCCAGATCGCGGTCGCGGAGGGCACTGCCCTGCCGCCGCAGCCGCCCACCGCCGACGGACACGCCGTGGAGGCCCGCCTCTACGCGGAGGACCCGTCCTCCGGCTGGACCCCGCAGGCGGGACGGCTGCACGAGCTGAGCTTCCCCGCGGACGCGGCCCCCGGCGGCCCGGACCCCGCCGGCGACGCACCCCGGGTGCGGGTCGACGCCGGATACGCGGACGGGGACGTCATCGGGGTGCACTACGACCCGATGATCGCCAAGGTGATCGCCTGGGCGCCCACGCGCGCGGAGGCGGTGCGCCGGCTCGCGCACAGCCTCCGCCGGGCACGGGTGCACGGCCCCGTCACCAACCGGGAACTGCTCGTCGCGTCGCTGGAGCACCCCGACTTCACCGGCGGGCTGCTCGACACCGCCTTCTACGAGAGGAACCTGGCCGAGCTCATCCGGCCCGCCCCGGGCGAGGAGCACGCGGCCGTCGCCGCCGCCCTCGCCCACGCGGCCGGCCGCGCGGGCCGGTTCGGCGGCGCCTGGCGCAACCTGCCCTCCACGGACCAGGTCAAGGGCTACGGCGACCACGAGATCCGCTACCGTCCCACCCGGGACGGCGGCTTCGAACTCGTGGACCGGCCCGGCACACGGGTCGTACGGGCCGAGCCGCACCGCGTCACCCTCGAGACCGACGGGGTCGTACGGCACTACGACGTCACCGACCGCGGCGACACCGTGTACGTCGACTCGCCCACCGGGGCGTACGCCCTCACCCCCCGGCCCCGCTTCACCGACCCCCAGGACCGGGCCGAACCCGGATCGCTGCTCGCGCCCATGCCCGGGACCGTCGTCCGGCTCGGGGACGACGTGGTGGAGGGCGCCCGGGTCACCCAGGGACAGCCGCTGGTCTGGCTGGAGGCCATGAAGATGGAGCACAGGATCGTCTCGCCCGCCTCCGGCACGCTCACCGCTCTCCACGCCGTCCCCGGCCGCCAGGTCGAGGTCGGCGCCCTGCTCGCCGTTGTCACGGAGACCGCCGCGGAAGGCGCCGCCGCACCGGTCGCCGACGCCGCCACGGAAAGCGCCACGGAAACCGTCCGCGAAGCCGCCCACGCCCAGGAGGACACCGCGTCATGAACGCCATCGAGACCCAGGAGCACAAGGACCTGCGGGAAGCCGTCGCCGCGCTCGGCCGCCGGCACGGACCCGGCTTCGACCGTGCCACCCTGTGGGAAGAGGCCGGCAAGCTCGGCTACCTCGGCGTGAACCTCCCCGAGGAGTACGGCGGCGGAGGCGGCGGCATCAGCGAGCTGTCCATCGTCCTCGAGGAGTCCGGCGCGGCCGGCTGCCCCCTCCTCATGATGATCGTCTCGCCCGCGATCTGCGCCACCGTCATCGCCCGCTTCGGCACCGACGAGCAGAAGCGGCAGTGGCTCCCCGGCCTCGCCGACGGCAGCCTCACCATGGCCTTCGGCATCACGGAGCCCGACGCGGGATCGAACTCCCACCGCATCACCACCACCGCCCGCCGGGACGGATGGGGGTCCCCCCGGACGAAGTCTGGGGGAGGATGGATACTGACCGGCCGCAAGGTCTTCGTCTCCGGCGTCGACATCGCCGACGCGACCCTGATCGTCGGCCGCACCGAGGACGCCAGGACGGGCAGCCTCAAGCCGTGCCTGTTCATCGTCCCCCGCGACGCGGAGGGCTTCGGCCGGTCCGTGATCGACATGGAACTCCAGGCGCAGGAGAAGCAGTTCGAGCTGGTGCTCGATGACGTACGGCTGCCCGCGGACGCCCTCGTGGGCAACGAGGACGCCGGCCTGCTCCAGCTGTTCGCCGGGCTCAACCCCGAACGCATCATGACCGCCGCGTTCGCCATCGGCATGGGCCGCTACGCCCTCGCACAGGCCGTCGAGTACGCGAAGACCCGCCAGGTCTGGAAGGCGCCCATCGGCGCCCACCAGGCCATCGCCCATCCGCTCGCCCAGGCCCACATCGAACTCGAACTCGCGAAGCTGATGATGCAGAAGGCCGCCGCCCTGTACGACGCCGGCGACGACGTCGGCGCAGGCGAGGCCGCCAACATGGCCAAGTACGCGGCCGGTGAGGCGTGCGTGAAGGCCGTCGACCAGGCGGTCCACACCCTCGGCGGCAACGGACTCACCCGCGAGTACGGTCTCGCGAAGCTCATCGCCGCCGCCCGCGTCGCCCGGATCGCCCCGGTCAGCCGCGAAATGATCCTCAACTACGTGTCCCACCAGTCCCTGGGTCTCCCCAAGTCGTACTGAGAGACGACATTCTGGCCGTCCACACACGCCGAGGGAGCGCACATGGTGTTCCGCAGCAGTTACGCAGATGTCCCGGCAGTCGTCGAACCCATCCACGAGAGCGTGCTCGCCAGAGCCGCCGAGTACGCAGACACCGTCGCCCTCGTCGACGGCGTGAACGGCACCACCGTCACCTACCTGCAACTGGACCTGTTCCACCGGCGGATCGCCGCCGCCCTCGCCGACGCCGGACTCCGCAAGGGCGACGTCCTGGCCCTGCACAGCCCCAACACGGTCGCCTACCCGGCCGTCTTCTACGGGGCCACCCGCGCCGGCGCGGCCGTCACCACCGTCCACCCGCTCGCCACGGCGGAGGAGTTCGCCAAGCAGCTGCGCGACTCCTCCGCCCGCTGGATCGTCACCGTCTCCCCCCTGCTGGAGGTGGCCCGCAGGGCCGCCGAACTCGCCGCGGGGATCGAGGAGATCTTCGTCTGCGACCAGGCGGAGGGGCACGTCAGCGTCCTCGACATGCTCGGCTCCACCGCGCCGGATCCCGACGTCATCATCGACCCGTCGAACGACGTCGCCGCCCTGCCGTACTCGTCGGGCACGACCGGCGTCCCCAAGGGCGTGATGCTCACCCACCGGTCCATCGCCACCAACCTGGCGCAACTCGAACCCGTCGCCCCGGCGGGCCAAGGGCACCGCATCCTCGCCGTCCTGCCCTTCTTCCACATCTATGGGCTCACCGCCCTGATGAACGCCCCGCTCAAGCAGGGCGCGACGGTCGTCGTCCTGCCCCGCTTCGAGCTCGACACCTTCCTCGGCGCGATCCAGGAACACCGCATCAACGGGCTGTACGTCGCCCCGCCCATCGTCCTCGCGCTCGCCAAGCACCCGGCGGTCGCCACCTACGACCTCTCGTCGCTGGAGTACATCCTCAGCGCCGCCGCCCCGCTCGACGCCGCCCTCGCGGAGGCATGCTCGAAACGGCTCGGCCTGCCGCCGGTACGGCAGGCGTACGGGATGACCGAGCTGTCACCCGGCACCCACGTCGTACCGCTCACCGCGGACGACCCCCCGCCCGGCACCGTGGGCCTCCTGCTGCCCGGCACCGAGATGCGCATCCTCGACCTCGACGGCTCCGGCCGGGAACTGGGCGTCGGAGAAGAAGGCGAGATCGCCATCCGCGGCCCCCAGGTGATGAAGGGCTACCTGGGCCGCCCCGACGCCACCGCCGCGATGATCGACGAGGACGGCTGGGTCCACACCGGCGACGTCGGGCGCGTCGACGACGACGGCTGGCTGTTCGTCGTCGACCGGGTCAAGGAACTCATCAAGTACAAGGGCTACCAGGTCGCCCCTGCGGAGCTGGAGGCGCTGCTGCTCACCCACGAGGCGATCGCCGACGCCGCGGTCATCGGCGTCAACGACGACGACGGCAACGAGATCCCGAAGGCGTACGTCGTACGGCAGCCGGGCACCGAACACCTCAAGGAGGAGGACGTCCTCGACTTCGTCGCCGCCCGGGTCTCCCCGTACAAGAAGGTCCGCCGCGTCGAGTTCGTCGGCGCCGTACCCCGCGCCGCCTCCGGCAAGATCCTCCGAAGGGAACTGCGGGCCCGCGAGAACGGTACGAAGGAGCAGTAGCACGTGACCATCGCCACCACCCACGAGCGCGGCATCACCACCCTGACCCTGGACTCGCCGGCCAACCGCAACGCCCTCACGGCGCGGCTCGTCGGCGAACTCACAGAAGCGCTCGGCAAATGCGCCCAGGACGAGGACGTACGCGCCGTCGTGCTCACGCACACCGGCTCCACGTTCAGCGCGGGCGCCGACCTGAAGTCACCGCCCAACCCGTACACCTTCGTCGGCCTGCTCCGGCAGATCGTGACGCTGCCCAAACCGGTGGTGGCCAGGATCACCGGCCATGTACGGGCCGGCGGCCTCGGCCTCGTCGGCGCGTGCGACATCGCCGCCGCCGGCTCGGACTCGGACTTCGCGTTCACCGAAGTGCGCATCGGGGTCGCACCCGCCGTCATCTCCCTGCCGCTGCTGCCCCGCATGGAACCCCGGGCCGCCGGACGCTACTACCTCACCGGGGAGCGCTTCGACGCGGCGGAGGCGGTCCGCACCGGGCTGCTCACCCTGACCGCGGACGACGTGGACACCGCCCTCGCGCCGCTCCTCGACGGGCTGCGCAGAGCCTCCCCCCAGGGGCTGGCGGCATCGAAGGAACTGGTCACGGCTAGGGTGCTGGAGACCTTCGACCGGGACGCGGAGGACCTGGTCCAGCGCTCGGCGTCGCTGTTCGCATCGTCCGAGGCGCGCGAAGGGATGACGGCCTTCCTCGAACGACGGGACCCCACATGGGTGTTGTGACGCCACCGACCGCCAAGGCCCCCAAGCAGGACCGCAGCCGGGCCACCCGGCAGCGGCTGCTGGAGGCCGCGGTGGCGTGCCTGGCCGAGGTCGGCTGGGCGGGCTCCACGGTCACCGTGGTGGCCGAGCGGGCCGGCGTCTCACGCGGGGCCGCACAGCACCACTTCCCGACCCGCGAGGACCTCTTCACAGCCGCCGTCGAATACGTGGCCGAGGAGCGCTCGCAGGCACTGCGGGAGCTCCCGTCCCAGGACCGCGCCGCCGTCGTCGCGGCCCTCGTCGACCTCTACACCGGGCCGCTGTTCCGGGCCGCGCTGCACCTGTGGGTGGCCGCTTCCAACGAGGAGCAGCTGCGCCCACGGGTCACCGAACTCGAGGCGAAGGTCGGCCGCGAGACCCACCGCATCGCCGTGCGCCTGCTGAACGCGGACGAGTCCCGCCCCGGCGTCCGCGAAACCGTCCAGGGCCTGCTGGACATGGCCCGCGGCCTGGGCCTGGCCAACCTGCTCACGGACGACGCGGCCCGCCGGAAACGGGTGGTGGCGCAGTGGGCGGCGCTGGTCGAGGACGCACTCGGCTGAGCACAGGCCGCCGCACGGGGTGCGCACACACCTTCCGCGCGCACCCCACCCGGCCTGCGGTCAGCCGACGATGTCCTCGTAACCCGAGATCTCACGCGGGCTGCGGGCGGACGGACCCACATACCGCGCCGAGGGGCGCACCAGACGGCCCGTGCGCTTCTGCTCCAGGATGTGCGCCGACCAGCCGGCCGTACGGGCACAGGTGAACATCGACGTGAACATGTGCGCCGGGACCTCCGCGAAGTCCAGCATGATCGCGGCCCAGAACTCGACATTGGTCGCCAGCACCCGGTCCGGGCGGCGGTTGTGCAGCTCCTCCAGCGCCGCCTTCTCCAGCGCCTCCGCCACCTCGAAGCGCGGCGCGGCCAGCTCCTTCGCCGTACGGCGCAGCACACGGGCCCGCGGGTCCTCCGCACGGTAGACCCGGTGCCCGAAGCCCATCAGCCGCTCACCCTTGTCCAGGGCACGCTTCACGTACGCCGTCGCGTCGCCGGTCCGCTCGATCTCCTCGATCATGCCGAGCACCCGGGACGGCGCACCGCCGTGCAGCGGCCCGGACATCGCGCCGACCGCACCGGACAGCGCCGCCGCCACGTCCGCGCCGGTGGACGCGATCACCCGGGCCGTGAACGTGGACGCGTTCATGCCGTGCTCCGCGGCCGACGTCCAGTACGCGTCGACGGCCTTGACGTGCCTGGGGTCGGGCTCGCCGCGCCAGCGGATCATGAACCGCTCGACGATGGACTCCGCCTTGTCGATCTCGCTCTGCGGAACCATCGGCAGACCCTGGCCACGGGCACTCTGTGCCACGTACGACAGCGCCATCACGGCCGCCCGCGCCAGGTCGTCACGGGCCTGCGCCTCATCGATGTCCAGCAGCGGTTTCAGACCCCACACAGGGGCGAGCATCGCCAGCGCCGACTGCACGTCGACCCGGATGTCGCCGGAGTGCACCGGGATCGGAAACGGTTCTGCGGGCGGCAGGCCCGGGTTGAAGGCGCCGTCGACGAGCAGCCCCCACACGTTCCCGAAGGAGACGTGCCCGACCAGCTCCTCGATGTCGACGCCCCGGTAGCGGAGCGAGCCGCCCTCCTTGTCCGGTTCGGCGATCTCCGTCTCGAACGCGACGACTCCCTCGAGTCCAGGTACGAAGTCGGACATCAGGCGGCTCCTCAAGACGTGTGCGACAAGACGTGTGACGCAAGGCGGGTGCGGCATACGGCGGCCGACGGGCAGGGTCGGTCACTCCGGTGATGCCCCGTGCGGCCGGTGGTCACCCAACCGCCGGGGAGGCAGGCACGATATCCCCTGGTGTATGGAGGCCACAGTGGCCGGACCCAAGATTTTGGCGGGTCCGGACGATGCGGGGAAGCGTGACATCCGGCACACTGCCCCATTTCCCCCGAGGAGGATTGACGGCACTCCGTGCCGGGCAAACTCCGTCCCTGCGGCAGGATGGCACCGTGACCGACCACGCCGCCGCTCCCGAACCCCGTCCCTCGGACGTGACCGTCGCGGGCCTGCCCGTGCCGCACCCGGCAGAGACGGAACTCGTCGTCCCGGACCCCGCCGTCATGCGCGAGCAGTACCGCTCGACACCGCTCGACGAGGACGCACTGGCCGCAGGCCCCATGGAACAGTTCGCACAGTGGTTCGCGGAGGCCGCCGCGGCCGCCCTGCTGGAGCCCAACGCGATGATCGTCTCGACGGCGACAGCCGACGGCCGGCCCTCCTCGCGCACGGTGCTGCTGAAGCAGTACGACGCCCGCGGCTTCGTCTTCTTCACCAACTACGACTCGCGCAAGGGCCGCGAGATCGCCGCCAACCCGCACGTCTCGCTGCTGTTCCCCTGGCATCCGCTCGAGCGCCAGATCATCGTCACCGGCCGGGCCGCCCGCATCGGCCGCGACGAGACCGCCGCCTACTTCCGCACCCGCCCGCACGGCTCCCAGCTCGGCGCCTGGGCGAGCGACCAGTCCCGGGTGATCTCCTCGCGCGAGGACCTGCTGCGCCGGTACGAGGAGCTGTCCGCCCGCTACCCCGAGGGCGCCCAGGTCCCCGCGCCGGCGCACTGGGGCGGCATCCGGGTCGTGCCCGACGAGGTGGAGTTCTGGCAGGGGCACGAGAACCGCCTCCACGACCGGCTGCGGTACGTCCGCACGGACGGCGGCTGGCGCGTCGAGCGGCTGGCTCCCTGAGCGGGCCGCGGGCCCCTGGAGACGCAGACGACCCGTGGGCCTTGGTCCCTCCGTCCGGACGGAGGAAGCCGGCCGGACTTACCGGCGGCCCACGGGTCGGGTGACTGCTTGGGTTTCGGCAGACGACTGCCGAGGTGCACAGAGTGCGACGGCAGGCGTCAGCCCGCAGTCACCTCGCTTGTCCGGTAAGAAATCACTTCCGGATCACCTCCTTTCTGAGCGTGCCCCTACGCTAAGCAGTCTCCGCGGCCGCATCAACCCTTTTTCCGTAGCTCCTGTCCGAGGCTGTACGCGTAGCCGTCTGCCCTCTGAAGGAGCTGTACGTTCCTGTACGAGACGTTGAAGCGGCCCTGGGCGGTCGTGAGGCTGTGGCGGCCCGTGGACCGGGCGGCGAGCCTCCCCGACCATGTTCCTTTCCAACGGCCTTTCGGAACGGTCGCCCGGACCAGATCGCCGGTGACGAATCCGTAGTGCCTCTTTCGGCGCGGACGCCTGAGACGCGGAAAGCCGAACCTGTCCGGCGTCGTACGGGCGTACACCCCTCTTCCCGCCGCTTTGACGACGAGGATCCGGGCGCAGACACGGACGATGGCGTCGCCGTTCTCGTGGTCCAGCCCTCCGACGGAGAGCGCGTCGAGCGTATGGGTCTTGCCCAGTCCCATGGCCTCGCGATTCCACTTCGTGCGGGCACCGGTCCATGTGTGCACCGGCGGTCCCAGGTGCTCGAGTGCACTGATCAGCCGTCCACGAGTCGCGTTCATCGCCGCCGCATCGTGCAGTGGCACTCCGACGTCGCGGAGGATCCGCTCGAGGCGCTCCGGAGAGCCAGCAAGGAATTCCTCGACAGGGGTCGCGCCCTTGGCCTTGTTGCAGGGGACACATGCGAGTGTCAGGTTCGACAGCCGACTGGACCCGCCGCGACTGCGGGGGCGAATGTGTTCGGCGTTCAGCGGCACGCCCGATGCGCCGCAATAGGCGCAAGACCTTTGCCACCGGACCAGCAGAAGCTCGCGGATCTCGGTCCCGGCGAGCGCGCCCCTGCGGTATTCGATCGCTTCGAGTCCTCGGCCCTCGCTCATCGCGTGTGTGTCGAAGGCCGCGTGCTCCACATGGATCTCTGTGACGGGAGCCAGTCGACGGAGGCGGTCCGTCACGGAGGCCACGGATTCCACCCTGTGTCGTAGGGACGGGGCCAACCAGCCGGCCGAACGGGCCCGGTTCCGGTTTCGCGGGGCTCGGTACCGGCAGTTCGCCGAGCGGCGTCTACGTCGGTAGCCCGCACGCTGTGCCATGGCCCTGCGGATCTGTTCGCCTCTGTGGAGGAGCTCGACCGAGACAAGACCACGCCGCACCGTGGCCGTGCTGCCGCCGACAAGTCTTTCCGCCTTCGTGTCGGTGACAGCGATGCCGGTGGCCTTGGACCCGGGATCGATGCGTAGTTGCACGCCGGCGACTTCCGACTCACCGCGGCCGCGATCCTTGAGCCGGATGGTGAACGGTGCGAGACGCACGACGACAGCCCGGGATCTCCGCAACAATTCACGTGCCCGGGCAGGATGGCACGGCATGAGCGGAACGCCGTCCCGAGCGAGCACGAAGACCCGGCCGGAGCCGGCACCGCCGCTGTACCCACTGCTTTCCATGGGAGCGTCACCGCTCCCGATCTCTGCCTGATCGGCGTGTCGCCGCCGGGACCCGGTGCTGCCGCCGGCGGTCTCCCCTCGCCCATGTTTCCTGCCGGTGCCCCGTTCCGCGACGGGGAGTCCGTGAGCCGTTTCGTCCCTGCTCCCAGGGGTGTCTGCTCCCACGGATTCCAGAGCAGGCTGCTGAGGAAGCACAGCCTGGTGGGTCTGCTCACCTACAGGCAACGTAGTCATCAGATGCACCGTCCTTGATCCTGTGATCGCGATGACTGGGGCTGGTCACTCCGCACGGGCAACATCGATGGGTGCTGGGAGCGAGTGACCTCACGAGTCCGAAAACACCTCGAAGCTAGTCCGGTGTCACCGGCGAAGGCCGGGAAAAGCACCTGCATCGCACAAATGTGTGACCCCTGGGGCTGTGGCCTTGGGACGGGGGTCCCGCGTGGTAGGAGCCCGGAGGCTGCCTCTTACCGCTGGCGCGCGCAACAAAGAGCTCGCGCCGCACGGCTCCCGGGCGGTGCGGCAGTCGGCGCAGCAGATCCGCGGAAAGTGCGGGGCTGCGACACAGACCCGGCGGTCGACGCCGGGGCGATTTCCGCCGAACCGTATGTGTTGTGCGTCACGTTGAAGTTGAATGGTCGTGTCGGGCATCAGCGCACGTGGACACGTCCTGCAGGGGGTCCCGGGATGAGTGCTTCCAGGAGTGAGATCACCGACGCGCCCGGTGCCGGCGGGCGCGAGCCGGGGCCGCCGGGGGCGGATCTGCTCGCGGCGCTGCTCGACGGCATGGACGCCGCGCTCTGCGCCTTCGACGCCGCGGGGGTCGTGACGCACTGGAACCGCGAGGCGGAGCGGATACTCGGCTGGTCGGCGCGGGAGGCGGTCGGGCGGCGGGGCTTCGCCGGGTGGGCCGTGCGCAGCGCGGACGCGGCCGAGGTGCAGGGGCGGTTGATGGCCGCGATGGACGCGCCGGGCCGGCAGGTGCACGAGTTCGCGCTGCTGCGCAAGGACGGCGGGCGGGTGCTCGTACGGACACAGTCCGCGCGGGTGCTGGGCGCGGACGGCAAGCCTGCCGGGGTCTACTGCGCCTTCAGCGAGGTGCACACGCAGATCGACCTGGAGCGGTCCATCGCGCTGAGCGAGGCGCTCTTCGACGAGGCGTCGTGGGGTGTCGTGCTGGTCGACGTGGATCTGCGTCCCGCCGTCGTCAACGGCGAGGCGGCCCGTGCGCTCGGGGCGGGCCGTACGTCCGCGCTCGGCCGGCCGCTCGGCGAGTTGCTGGAGCAGGGCGTGGAGGAGCTGGAGGGCGCGCTGCAGCACGTGCTGGCGGAGGGTGCGCCGCGGGGGCTCGTGGACCTGTGGGTGTCCGTCGCGCCGGCGGAGGGGCGTGAGCAACGGCGTTGCTGGCGCAGCGGGTTCGTGCGGCTGGCCTCCCCGCTGGCGGAGGAGCCGGTTCCGCTCGGGGTGGGGTGGCTGTTCCACGATGTGACGGACGCCAAGCTGGCGGAGCAGGAGGCGAACCGGCTGCGGTTCAGGTCGAGTCAGCTGCACCGGGCGGGGCGTGCGGCCTCGGAGTGCGAGGACCCGCTGGAGGCGGCGACCGCGTATCTCGACTTCGCGTTGGCGGGATTCGCCGATCACGCGCTGCTCGACGTGGCCGAGGGCGACGGCGAGGGCGGTGGCGGTACGGAGGGCGGCGGGGAACGTCTGGTGCGGGCCGTCGCGTCACCGGCCGGCGCGCCCGGCCCGGCCGCGGGCGTGGCGGGCGGTGGGCTTCCGGTGCGGTACGCGCCCGGGCACCCGGCGCTGCAGGCCGTGGAGCGGCTCGGCTCGGTGCGGGCGAGTGCCGGCGCGGAGGGCACGCCCGGGGAGTGGGCGGAGCGCCGGCAGTGGCCGAAGGAAGCGGCGCACGCCCTGTGCACGGTGCTGCGCAGCCGTGGCCGGACACTCGGCGTGCTGACCTTCCTGCGCGGCGCGGCCCGTCCGGCGTTCGAGCGTCCGGACGCCGTGTACGCGGAGAGCGTCGCGGTGCTCACCGCCTCGGCACTGGACCTGGCGCAGTCGACGGGCGACTGATGCCGGCGCACCGGGGCGCCGGCGGCGCGCTCGCCTGCGCGGCGGGCGGCCCCGGTCCCGGCTCGGTGCCGGTGACAGACCCGGCCGGCGCCCCCGGCCCGGCTCAGTGCCGTGGAAGATCCGGCGGCCAC
Coding sequences within:
- a CDS encoding acetyl/propionyl/methylcrotonyl-CoA carboxylase subunit alpha, with the translated sequence MISTVLVAGRGEIACRVFRTCRRLGISTVAVHSDADATALHVREADAAVRLPGDTPAETYLRGEAIVEAALAAGADAVHPGYGFLSENADFARAVADAGLVWIGPPADAIEAMASKTRAKQLMGLTSLDPDSLTEDDLPVLVKAAAGGGGRGMRVVRSLASLPAELAAARSEAASAFGDGEVFVEPYIEAGRHVEVQILADAHGTVWALGTRDCSLQRRHQKVIEESPAPGLGPDLVGTLHAQAVAAARAVDYRGAGTVEFLLAEDGRTHFLEMNTRLQVEHPVTEAVFGMDLVALQIAVAEGTALPPQPPTADGHAVEARLYAEDPSSGWTPQAGRLHELSFPADAAPGGPDPAGDAPRVRVDAGYADGDVIGVHYDPMIAKVIAWAPTRAEAVRRLAHSLRRARVHGPVTNRELLVASLEHPDFTGGLLDTAFYERNLAELIRPAPGEEHAAVAAALAHAAGRAGRFGGAWRNLPSTDQVKGYGDHEIRYRPTRDGGFELVDRPGTRVVRAEPHRVTLETDGVVRHYDVTDRGDTVYVDSPTGAYALTPRPRFTDPQDRAEPGSLLAPMPGTVVRLGDDVVEGARVTQGQPLVWLEAMKMEHRIVSPASGTLTALHAVPGRQVEVGALLAVVTETAAEGAAAPVADAATESATETVREAAHAQEDTAS
- a CDS encoding acyl-CoA dehydrogenase family protein, which translates into the protein MNAIETQEHKDLREAVAALGRRHGPGFDRATLWEEAGKLGYLGVNLPEEYGGGGGGISELSIVLEESGAAGCPLLMMIVSPAICATVIARFGTDEQKRQWLPGLADGSLTMAFGITEPDAGSNSHRITTTARRDGWGSPRTKSGGGWILTGRKVFVSGVDIADATLIVGRTEDARTGSLKPCLFIVPRDAEGFGRSVIDMELQAQEKQFELVLDDVRLPADALVGNEDAGLLQLFAGLNPERIMTAAFAIGMGRYALAQAVEYAKTRQVWKAPIGAHQAIAHPLAQAHIELELAKLMMQKAAALYDAGDDVGAGEAANMAKYAAGEACVKAVDQAVHTLGGNGLTREYGLAKLIAAARVARIAPVSREMILNYVSHQSLGLPKSY
- a CDS encoding 4-coumarate--CoA ligase family protein — encoded protein: MVFRSSYADVPAVVEPIHESVLARAAEYADTVALVDGVNGTTVTYLQLDLFHRRIAAALADAGLRKGDVLALHSPNTVAYPAVFYGATRAGAAVTTVHPLATAEEFAKQLRDSSARWIVTVSPLLEVARRAAELAAGIEEIFVCDQAEGHVSVLDMLGSTAPDPDVIIDPSNDVAALPYSSGTTGVPKGVMLTHRSIATNLAQLEPVAPAGQGHRILAVLPFFHIYGLTALMNAPLKQGATVVVLPRFELDTFLGAIQEHRINGLYVAPPIVLALAKHPAVATYDLSSLEYILSAAAPLDAALAEACSKRLGLPPVRQAYGMTELSPGTHVVPLTADDPPPGTVGLLLPGTEMRILDLDGSGRELGVGEEGEIAIRGPQVMKGYLGRPDATAAMIDEDGWVHTGDVGRVDDDGWLFVVDRVKELIKYKGYQVAPAELEALLLTHEAIADAAVIGVNDDDGNEIPKAYVVRQPGTEHLKEEDVLDFVAARVSPYKKVRRVEFVGAVPRAASGKILRRELRARENGTKEQ
- a CDS encoding enoyl-CoA hydratase family protein codes for the protein MTIATTHERGITTLTLDSPANRNALTARLVGELTEALGKCAQDEDVRAVVLTHTGSTFSAGADLKSPPNPYTFVGLLRQIVTLPKPVVARITGHVRAGGLGLVGACDIAAAGSDSDFAFTEVRIGVAPAVISLPLLPRMEPRAAGRYYLTGERFDAAEAVRTGLLTLTADDVDTALAPLLDGLRRASPQGLAASKELVTARVLETFDRDAEDLVQRSASLFASSEAREGMTAFLERRDPTWVL
- a CDS encoding TetR/AcrR family transcriptional regulator, with the protein product MGVVTPPTAKAPKQDRSRATRQRLLEAAVACLAEVGWAGSTVTVVAERAGVSRGAAQHHFPTREDLFTAAVEYVAEERSQALRELPSQDRAAVVAALVDLYTGPLFRAALHLWVAASNEEQLRPRVTELEAKVGRETHRIAVRLLNADESRPGVRETVQGLLDMARGLGLANLLTDDAARRKRVVAQWAALVEDALG
- a CDS encoding citrate synthase 2 — encoded protein: MSDFVPGLEGVVAFETEIAEPDKEGGSLRYRGVDIEELVGHVSFGNVWGLLVDGAFNPGLPPAEPFPIPVHSGDIRVDVQSALAMLAPVWGLKPLLDIDEAQARDDLARAAVMALSYVAQSARGQGLPMVPQSEIDKAESIVERFMIRWRGEPDPRHVKAVDAYWTSAAEHGMNASTFTARVIASTGADVAAALSGAVGAMSGPLHGGAPSRVLGMIEEIERTGDATAYVKRALDKGERLMGFGHRVYRAEDPRARVLRRTAKELAAPRFEVAEALEKAALEELHNRRPDRVLATNVEFWAAIMLDFAEVPAHMFTSMFTCARTAGWSAHILEQKRTGRLVRPSARYVGPSARSPREISGYEDIVG
- the pdxH gene encoding pyridoxamine 5'-phosphate oxidase: MREQYRSTPLDEDALAAGPMEQFAQWFAEAAAAALLEPNAMIVSTATADGRPSSRTVLLKQYDARGFVFFTNYDSRKGREIAANPHVSLLFPWHPLERQIIVTGRAARIGRDETAAYFRTRPHGSQLGAWASDQSRVISSREDLLRRYEELSARYPEGAQVPAPAHWGGIRVVPDEVEFWQGHENRLHDRLRYVRTDGGWRVERLAP
- the iscB gene encoding RNA-guided endonuclease IscB → MTTLPVGEQTHQAVLPQQPALESVGADTPGSRDETAHGLPVAERGTGRKHGRGETAGGSTGSRRRHADQAEIGSGDAPMESSGYSGGAGSGRVFVLARDGVPLMPCHPARARELLRRSRAVVVRLAPFTIRLKDRGRGESEVAGVQLRIDPGSKATGIAVTDTKAERLVGGSTATVRRGLVSVELLHRGEQIRRAMAQRAGYRRRRRSANCRYRAPRNRNRARSAGWLAPSLRHRVESVASVTDRLRRLAPVTEIHVEHAAFDTHAMSEGRGLEAIEYRRGALAGTEIRELLLVRWQRSCAYCGASGVPLNAEHIRPRSRGGSSRLSNLTLACVPCNKAKGATPVEEFLAGSPERLERILRDVGVPLHDAAAMNATRGRLISALEHLGPPVHTWTGARTKWNREAMGLGKTHTLDALSVGGLDHENGDAIVRVCARILVVKAAGRGVYARTTPDRFGFPRLRRPRRKRHYGFVTGDLVRATVPKGRWKGTWSGRLAARSTGRHSLTTAQGRFNVSYRNVQLLQRADGYAYSLGQELRKKG
- a CDS encoding PAS domain-containing protein, which produces MSASRSEITDAPGAGGREPGPPGADLLAALLDGMDAALCAFDAAGVVTHWNREAERILGWSAREAVGRRGFAGWAVRSADAAEVQGRLMAAMDAPGRQVHEFALLRKDGGRVLVRTQSARVLGADGKPAGVYCAFSEVHTQIDLERSIALSEALFDEASWGVVLVDVDLRPAVVNGEAARALGAGRTSALGRPLGELLEQGVEELEGALQHVLAEGAPRGLVDLWVSVAPAEGREQRRCWRSGFVRLASPLAEEPVPLGVGWLFHDVTDAKLAEQEANRLRFRSSQLHRAGRAASECEDPLEAATAYLDFALAGFADHALLDVAEGDGEGGGGTEGGGERLVRAVASPAGAPGPAAGVAGGGLPVRYAPGHPALQAVERLGSVRASAGAEGTPGEWAERRQWPKEAAHALCTVLRSRGRTLGVLTFLRGAARPAFERPDAVYAESVAVLTASALDLAQSTGD